Proteins encoded in a region of the Bombyx mori chromosome 23, ASM3026992v2 genome:
- the LOC101741230 gene encoding oligoribonuclease, mitochondrial isoform X1, whose amino-acid sequence MNLNAPKIMMKKNTKVDIAQRIVWMDLEMTGLDIENDHIMEIACLVTDAQLNVVATGPDIVINLPEVTLNKMNNWCKVQHGETGLTEACLKSDTSLAEAERIILKFVSNHVPEKICPLAGNSIYMDRMFLIKYMPKLNDYLHYRCIDVSTVKELAKRWYPREYSLIPQKKFEHRALNDILESVQELKYYKENIFKTVL is encoded by the exons ATGAATTTGAATG CTCCgaaaataatgatgaaaaaaaatactaaagttGACATAGCTCAGAGGATTGTATGGATGGATCTTGAAATGACAGGACTTGACATTGAAAATGACCACATAATGGAAATAGCGTGTCTTGTGACAGATGCACAGCTAAATGTAGTGGCGACAGGTCCCGATATAGTTATAAATCTACCTGAAGTGACTTTAAACAAAATGAATAACTGGTGTAAGGTCCAACACGGCGag ACAGGGTTGACAGAGGCTTGCCTTAAATCAGACACATCATTAGCTGAAGCTGAGAGGATAATTCTGAAGTTTGTCAGTAATCATGTACCAGAGAAAATTTGTCCATTGGCTGGTAACAGTATTTATATGGATAGgatgtttttaataaagtacatgccaaaattaaatgattatttaCATTATCGTTGTATAGATGTCAGTACAGTTAAAGAATTGGCAAAACGATGGTACCCACGAGAATATTCTTTAATACCCCAAAAAAAATTTGAGCATCGGGCATTAAATGATATTCTTGAGAGCGTCCAAGAACTAAAATATTAcaaggaaaatatatttaagactgtattataa
- the LOC101741230 gene encoding probable oligoribonuclease isoform X2 → MIKSTLSRSAITFLTRNLSMSPKIMMKKNTKVDIAQRIVWMDLEMTGLDIENDHIMEIACLVTDAQLNVVATGPDIVINLPEVTLNKMNNWCKVQHGETGLTEACLKSDTSLAEAERIILKFVSNHVPEKICPLAGNSIYMDRMFLIKYMPKLNDYLHYRCIDVSTVKELAKRWYPREYSLIPQKKFEHRALNDILESVQELKYYKENIFKTVL, encoded by the exons ATGATAAAATCTACGTTATCACGAAGTGCAATAACGTTCTTAACTCGTAATTTGTCCATGT CTCCgaaaataatgatgaaaaaaaatactaaagttGACATAGCTCAGAGGATTGTATGGATGGATCTTGAAATGACAGGACTTGACATTGAAAATGACCACATAATGGAAATAGCGTGTCTTGTGACAGATGCACAGCTAAATGTAGTGGCGACAGGTCCCGATATAGTTATAAATCTACCTGAAGTGACTTTAAACAAAATGAATAACTGGTGTAAGGTCCAACACGGCGag ACAGGGTTGACAGAGGCTTGCCTTAAATCAGACACATCATTAGCTGAAGCTGAGAGGATAATTCTGAAGTTTGTCAGTAATCATGTACCAGAGAAAATTTGTCCATTGGCTGGTAACAGTATTTATATGGATAGgatgtttttaataaagtacatgccaaaattaaatgattatttaCATTATCGTTGTATAGATGTCAGTACAGTTAAAGAATTGGCAAAACGATGGTACCCACGAGAATATTCTTTAATACCCCAAAAAAAATTTGAGCATCGGGCATTAAATGATATTCTTGAGAGCGTCCAAGAACTAAAATATTAcaaggaaaatatatttaagactgtattataa
- the LOC101738459 gene encoding BTB/POZ domain-containing protein KCTD16, with translation MGSRGAETCGKWVREGAGRAAAATLRPQPLTMADAPPEVLELNVGGVHYATTRDTLLREPDSLPAAALQDPDHPRDARGRIFFDRDGVLFRYVLDYLRDGGLVLPECFREHKRLAREAKHYRLVGLENAVREADPRPPNRERGCITVGYRGSFAFGRDGLADVKFRKLSRILVCGKVTLCRDVFGETLNESRDPDHGLADRYTSRFFLKHSFIEQAFDMLQENGFKLTASCGSGTAGGAAELKPGVDSEENRWNHYNEFVFVRE, from the coding sequence ATGGGCTCGCGCGGCGCCGAGACGTGCGGTAAGTGGGTCAGGGAGGGAGCGGGGCGCGCAGCCGCTGCCACACTGCGCCCTCAGCCTCTAACCATGGCGGACGCTCCGCCTGAGGTCCTCGAGCTCAACGTGGGCGGCGTGCACTATGCCACTACGCGCGATACGCTGCTACGCGAGCCAGACTCGCTGCCCGCCGCCGCGCTTCAAGATCCCGACCATCCGCGCGACGCTCGTGGTCGCATCTTCTTCGATAGAGACGGCGTTCTCTTCCGCTATGTGCTCGACTATCTCAGAGACGGTGGACTCGTTTTGCCGGAGTGCTTCAGAGAACACAAGCGCCTCGCGAGGGAAGCCAAACATTACAGACTAGTGGGGCTCGAGAATGCAGTCCGAGAAGCAGATCCTCGTCCGCCAAATCGCGAGCGAGGATGCATCACGGTGGGATACCGGGGCAGTTTTGCATTCGGACGCGACGGCCTCGCCGATGTAAAGTTCCGTAAGTTGTCTCGCATTCTCGTGTGCGGTAAAGTAACGCTGTGTCGAGACGTCTTCGGCGAGACATTGAACGAGTCTCGCGACCCTGACCATGGTCTGGCCGACAGGTACACGTCGCGATTTTTCTTGAAGCATTCTTTCATCGAGCAGGCTTTCGACATGTTGCAAGAGAACGGATTCAAACTGACGGCCAGCTGTGGCAGCGGGACCGCCGGTGGAGCCGCCGAACTGAAACCCGGCGTCGACTCTGAAGAGAATCGTTGGAACCATTACAACGAATTTGTGTTCGTGCGTGAATAG
- the LOC101741837 gene encoding acylphosphatase-2, with protein sequence MFRALDFEVFGRVQGVFFRKYTKEQADKLGLRGWCKNTAQGTVLGHMQGTLDKIEVMMHWLKTTGSPSSKIDKVEFRNVKEISELTYDNFSIAKDH encoded by the exons ATGTTTCGGGCTCTGGATTTTGAAGTGTTTGGCCGGGTTCAAGGAGTTTTCTTCCGAAAA TATACCAAAGAGCAAGCCGATAAACTGGGACTTCGAGGCTGGTGCAAAAACACAGCTCAAGGAACTGTCTTGGGACATATGCAAGGCACTCTAGATAAAATTGAAGTCAT GATGCACTGGCTTAAAACAACAGGAAGTCCGAGCAGTAAAATCGACAAAGTCGAGTTCAGAAACGTGAAGGAGATCTCTGAATTGACCTATGATAATTTCAGTATTGCTAAAGACCATTAA
- the LOC101742176 gene encoding succinate dehydrogenase cytochrome b560 subunit, mitochondrial, with the protein MALFSCTRLGSRSVLASLSRFPARLNSVNYAQAASNAPKITFVKFEPPKEEHHDVRNAKLNRPLSPHLTIYSFQLTAVLSITHRATGMMLTTYASALGIGALVSQNDISHYITMIEGLNLSPATLFLAKVIIAAPLGYHFANGIRHLYWDTAKGLSIKEVYSTGYAMLGAAAAITLFLAAL; encoded by the exons ATGGCTTTGTTTAGCTGCACCAG aCTGGGAAGTAGAAGCGTACTAGCGAGCTTAAGCAGATTTCCTGCGAGGTTGAACAGCGTGAATTACGCTCAAGCCGCCTCTAATGCCCCTAAAATTACGTTTGTTAAGTTTGAGCCCCCAAAAGAAGAACATCATGATGTGAGGAATGCTAAGCTAAATCGTCCACTTTCTCCTCATTTAACAATATACTCCTTCCAACTGACTGCTGTGCTCTCTATCACACATAGAGCAACTG gaATGATGTTGACAACATATGCCAGCGCACTTGGTATAGGGGCATTAGTGTCACAAAATGATATTTCACATTACATAACCATGATTGAAGGACTCAATCTTTCACCTGCCACTTTATTCTTGGCAAAAGTGATAATTGCTGCACCATTAGGCTACCACTTTGCTAATGGAATTAGACATTTGTATTGGGACACAGCCAAAGGATTGTCGATCAAAGAAGTGTATTCTACAGGATATGCCATGTTGGGGGCTGCTGCTGCCATAACACTTTTCTTAGCCGCATTGTAA